The sequence GCTATTCTCAAAAATAAATAAAAATAATTATCAATAATATCATTAGAATAGTTTTACTTCAATAGAAATTATCCAATAAATCCTATTCTGATGACTTTCTGATTTACAAAGTCAAAAAACATCGCTGTAAGTCTTGGTTTGTGGTAGTTACGAAAGCAATAATGATGATCCATAATTTTTTTTTAAATCAAGCTAGTTGCAATTATGTGTATATCAATCAGATATATTCTTTTTAAAGAAATTGGCAATAAGTCTTGAGAAAGACAATTGGATGGCGAGTTAGTATGTAAATCAGGAAAGTTAGAGACGTGAGTTATGACAAGTGCTGTTCAATCTCCTTACAGCAGCGAACAAATATCCGCATGGCTGCGAGGGCTGCTGACTATTGCTTGGGCTGACGGAAACTTTGACGAGCAAGAAAAGCAATTGATAACTTCAATCACCCAGGAAAAATTAAATCCTGGGATGAATGTAGAATCATTTGAAGCGATAACGCCAGAAGAATTAGCTGCTGTTTTTGGTAAAAGTACCCCAATAGCAGAAAACTTCTTGCGAACAGCGGTAATGGTAGCCATTGCCGATGGAATCTATTCTCCTAGCGAAGACGAACTACTCCACAAGCTCTGTGAAGCTTTAGGGGAACCAGAAAACCTGCTGGAATCTCTGCGCCAGACTCTGGAAAATCCCCAACCAGCAGAAGCATCTACTGGCGTTGCATCACCTCTTAAACCTCCAGGCAAACCCCCAATCGAAGCCTTGAATCCTTTGCGAGATTGGCTTGATGGTTTGAACATTGAAGATCCTAAAGTTGCCCACTTTTTGTGCAAAATGATTCCCTCCCAATGTCCTTTTGAACGAGATGTGAAATTATTCGGACGCAAAATCGTGCATATTCCACCTTTATGCAAATTAAACCCGCTTTACGAGCAACTCGTGGGCTTGCGTTTTCGGGCTTTGTCCTATTTAGCGGATGATTGTCAAGAGGATATTTCGGAATATATTTAGTTAGTTTAAATGGGAATAGGGCATTGGGCATTGGGCATTGGGCATAGGAGAATTTAATTTTGACTATTTTCAAGTTAGTAAACTTTATGGCAGCTATCTTAGAAATAGAAGGGGAAAGGTTTCTCGTAACTATCTTATGGTGATACTATTGTTTGCTCAACTTGGGATATCAAATAGGTAGTAAGTAATTGGTGCAAAAACCAATGTCCAATGCCCTATGCCCCATGCCCTATGCCCATTTTTTAAATCATGCAATTTATCGATCAAGCAAAAATTGAAGTAGAAGCAGGTAAAGGTGGCGATGGTATTGTTGCTTTTCGTAGAGAAAAGTATGTACCTGCTGGCGGTCCTTCCGGAGGCAATGGAGGGCGCGGTGGCTCGGTTATTTTAGTTGCTTCAGAAAATTTGCAAACCTTATTGGATTTTAGATACAAACGTCGTTTTGTCGCAAAAAACGGTTCTCGCGGTGGTCCGAAAAATAAAACCGGGGCATCTGGAGATGATTTATTAATAGAAGTACCTTGCGGTACTGCCGTTTACAACCGGGAAAGTGATGAGTTGATTGGCGATTTAACTAAACCCGGACAAACTTTACTAGTTGCAGAAGGCGGAAAAGGTGGATTGGGGAATAAGTATTTTTTAAGCAATCGTAACCGCGCTCCAGAACATGCCTTACCGGGATTAGATGGAGAAATTAAAACATTACGTTTGGAGTTGAAACTTTTAGCGGAAGTAGGAATTATTGGATTACCAAATGCTGGTAAATCGACTTTGATTTCGGCTTTATCAGCAGCACGTCCAAAAATTGCCGATTATCCTTTTACTACCTTAATACCGAATTTAGGGGTAGTTAGAAAACCGACTGGTGACGGTACTGTGTTTGCGGATATTCCCGGTTTAATTGAAGGTGCTTCTCAAGGTGCGGGATTAGGACACGATTTCTTGCGTCACATCGAACGTACTCGCTTATTGCTGCATGTAATTGATGCAACCAGCGAAGATGTAGTCGGTGAATACAATACGATTATGCAGGAATTGCAGTCATATGGGCGAGAATTACGAGAAAAAACCCAGATTATCGCCTTGAATAAAATTGATGCTGTTGATAAAGAAAATATAGATTTGGAAGCATTAGCCTCGGAATTAAATCATCTTTCTTTTGCACCAGTTTTTATAATTTCAGCGGTGACTGGTGAAGGATTACAGCCGATGTTACAGCAAATTTGGGATACTCTCGATGCTTTGAATGTTAAAGAAGAAGAGGAAGTTATTGAAGTTTTGGGAATAGGAAATAAAGAAATATAAGCAACTATAGTGCTACGCGAAGGTCAAGGGTAAAAGGTAAAAGGTAAAAGGTTTATGAGTTGTAGGTTTCAGCCTTTATTAATGTCATAACCGCCATTAAGTAGCGATATATAACAGTTTTCAGTTGAATAAAATACACCCCTGTAGTTAATGAGGAGAGGGGAAG comes from Rivularia sp. PCC 7116 and encodes:
- the obgE gene encoding GTPase ObgE, with product MQFIDQAKIEVEAGKGGDGIVAFRREKYVPAGGPSGGNGGRGGSVILVASENLQTLLDFRYKRRFVAKNGSRGGPKNKTGASGDDLLIEVPCGTAVYNRESDELIGDLTKPGQTLLVAEGGKGGLGNKYFLSNRNRAPEHALPGLDGEIKTLRLELKLLAEVGIIGLPNAGKSTLISALSAARPKIADYPFTTLIPNLGVVRKPTGDGTVFADIPGLIEGASQGAGLGHDFLRHIERTRLLLHVIDATSEDVVGEYNTIMQELQSYGRELREKTQIIALNKIDAVDKENIDLEALASELNHLSFAPVFIISAVTGEGLQPMLQQIWDTLDALNVKEEEEVIEVLGIGNKEI
- a CDS encoding Mo-dependent nitrogenase C-terminal domain-containing protein, whose translation is MTSAVQSPYSSEQISAWLRGLLTIAWADGNFDEQEKQLITSITQEKLNPGMNVESFEAITPEELAAVFGKSTPIAENFLRTAVMVAIADGIYSPSEDELLHKLCEALGEPENLLESLRQTLENPQPAEASTGVASPLKPPGKPPIEALNPLRDWLDGLNIEDPKVAHFLCKMIPSQCPFERDVKLFGRKIVHIPPLCKLNPLYEQLVGLRFRALSYLADDCQEDISEYI